A genomic stretch from Pochonia chlamydosporia 170 chromosome 4, whole genome shotgun sequence includes:
- a CDS encoding phospholipase c (similar to Colletotrichum gloeosporioides Nara gc5 XP_007275709.1), with product MSFLCGFPTRRRFLSRKRNEVDCPQRTRTFSIFGSSNKNARQALRSMVGVTTMIPPDKSSPVSPSGPTESKYIGNRFHDIIDELYDQLKGSDKLLSKAKLYKFLKEVQCESVVQELDKDEYAAGEFRLAWLQIYGASAIAPHPETDLSKPLTNYFINSSHNTYLDGNQLSSTSTPEAYRNVLLRGCRCIEIDVWNGEPVSSRERSKSPHGRHSRGPSRTSQTNVAIISTLENVDQKVKAAAQFLGDKTSLHSRTPSAHSRTMVEEDVSPRTSVLQLPDSKQSNDKLDVSQANGPRSPRQPQQLPPPREPRQHSPPRGEPIVTHGHTLTVPCGFREVCKAIKESAFENNDLPIIISLEVHADHEQQDVMVRIMKEEWQDLLVTGPHEDFDPKFRLPKLKDLQRKILVKVKKAAVTMEPISPQNTLDSTAQVGSQPDSQITSQTTRESITQLTSQSTYESAPDLPTTAIGDSDTSSENDGSQPVQVKPPTKSSSAPLPAQDRASTGRICQSLGDLAVYTRSEHFKAFETKEAKRPAHIFSISEKRILELYQRHQRDVFLHNKNYFMRAYPDKMRWDSSNLDPSLFWRRGVQMAAMNWQNTDTGMMINEGMFAGGSGWVLKPPGYQSSDKSSESHGEATPGLTLDLIITIFAGQNIPTESDDSRDLPRSGSTIFPYVKVTLHVEKSEQATGKDVSESNYRKRTGAGKTNSPKFPDSKRQLKFTGITQVVPELSFVRFRIGDDSRLNTSILAWACIRLDRLRPGYRFIPLLDMEGIPIPRGELYVKIEKSLYTK from the exons ATGTCCTTTCTGTGTGGATTTCCAACG CGTCGTCGTTTCTTGAGCCGCAAGCGCAATGAAGTCGATTGTCCCCAACGAACTCGAACGTTCTCTATTTTCGGTAGCTCAAATAAGAATGCTCGTCAGGCACTGCGAAGCATGGTCGGGGTCACGACCATGATCCCGCCCGATAAATCATCACCAGTATCACCAAGCGGCCCGACGGAAAGCAAGTATATTGGCAATCGCTTTCACGATATTATTGACGAGCTATACGATCAACTGAAAGGCTCGGATAAACTGTTGTCAAAAGCCAAACTGTACAAGTTCCTCAAAGAAGTTCAATGCGAATCGGTTGTtcaagaacttgacaagGACGAGTATGCTGCTGGCGAATTCCGACTTGCGTGGTTGCAAATTTACGGCGCGAGTGCCATTGCGCCACATCCAGAGACAGACTTATCCAAACCACTTACAAATTATTTCATCAACAGTAGCCATAATACCTACTTGGACGGTAATCAACTGTCATCTACAAGCACCCCGGAAGCGTACAGAAAT GTCCTTTTGAGAGGCTGCCGTTGCATTGAAATTGACGTCTGGAACGGAGAGCCTGTCTCAAGCCGAGAGAGATCAAAGTCTCCTCATGGACGGCACAGCAGAGGCCCGTCGAGGACCTCGCAGACCAATGTAGCCATCATTTCTACACTGGAGAATGTCGACCAAAAAGTTAAAGCGGCAGCACAATTCCTTGGAGACAAGACTTCCCTTCACTCGCGAACACCCAGCGCCCACAGCCGTACCatggtggaggaagatgTGTCGCCAAGAACAAGTGTCCTGCAGTTGCCAGATTCAAAACAATCGAACGACAAGCTGGACGTCTCTCAGGCAAATGGCCCCAGGTCTCCCCGACAGCCTCAACAACTACCACCGCCCCGAGAACCCAGGCAGCACAGCCCACCAAGGGGTGAGCCAATTGTAACGCATGGGCATACACTGACGGTCCCTTGCGGATTTCGAGAAGTATGCAAGGCGATCAAGGAATCAGCATTCGAAAATAACGACTTGCCCATCATTATTAGTTTGGAAGTGCACGCTGATCACGAACAACAGGATGTTATGGTGAGGATAATGAAGGAGGAATGGCAAGATCTGCTTGTGACCGGACCTCACGAAGATTTTGATCCCAAGTTTAGGCTACCAAAGCTGAAGGACCTGCAACGGAAGATCTTGGTAAaggtcaagaaggctgcggTCACCATGGAACCAATAAGTCCACAGAATACATTGGACAGTACTGCACAAGTCGGGTCTCAACCCGATTCTCAAATCACATCGCAAACTACTAGGGAGAGTATTACGCAACTCACATCCCAAAGCACTTATGAAAGCGCCCCGGACCTTCCCACCACAGCCATCGGCGACTCAGATACCTCATCAGAAAATGATGGTTCTCAACCCGTCCAAGTGAAGCCTCCCACGAAGTCTTCCTCTGCTCCACTTCCGGCGCAAGACAGGGCCAGTACTGGCCGCATTTGCCAAAGCCTTGGTGATTTAGCAGTATATACACGAAGCGAACACTTCAAGGCTTTCGAGACAAAGGAAGCAAAGCGGCCGGCTCACATCTTCTCTATCAGTGAGAAGCGTATCCTAGAGCTATATCAACGACATCAGCGAGACGTGTTCCTACACAATAAGAATTACTTCATGAGAGCATATCCCGATAAGATGCGATGGGACAGCTCGAACCTTGATCCCAGCCTCTTTTGGAGACGTGGAGTACAAATGGCTGCAATGAACTGGCAAAATACAGATACTGGTATGATGATCAACGAAGGCATGTTCGCCGGCGGCAGCGGATGGGTTCTCAAGCCTCCTGGGTACCAAAGCAGCGATAAGTCGTCAGAATCCCACGGAGAGGCAACGCCTGGACTTACGCTGGATCTCATCATAACGATATTCGCCGGACAAAACATACCCACTGAAAGTGACGATTCTAGGGATCTTCCAAGAAGCGGAAGCACCATTTTCCCCTATGTAAAAGTCACACTTCATGTAGAAAAGTCCGAACAAGCAACGGGAAAGGATGTTTCCGAAAGCAACTACAGGAAGAGAACAGGCGCAGGCAAGACGAATAGCCCAAAATTTCCCGACTCTAAGAGGCAGCTCAAGTTCACTGGCATAACTCAAGTTGTCCCTGAGCTAAGCTTCGTCAG ATTCCGAATAGGCGACGATTCCCGCCTGAACACATCGATACTAGCGTGGGCATGTATTCGTCTCGATCGTCTTCGTCCAGGATATCGCTTTATTCCGctgttggacatggaaggcATTCCTATCCCTCGCGGCGAGCTATATGTCAAAATCGAAAAATCCCTATACACAAAGTAG
- a CDS encoding Acyl CoA acyltransferase-like protein (similar to Metarhizium robertsii ARSEF 23 XP_007816994.2) — protein MSTTELSNGESSNHEPGKNGPGNDESGHDELRNGEPDNEGEDVVCKRATPEQMTFHFENNSQMHAAPLARSQYIQIKSNLLTYKANVGTTQHWVLFKPGDPKTIISSCSIYFRDAIINTGRGMESTNIAIITDIFTHLDFRRRGMATKLLTKVQQVLDNMEQKHAALSIIYSGANNGLYNTLGWKPHRASHQRIRVGLEQIAKPQRDDTTRILTPKDIYTLSRESVNMAKLRLSSLRHYKAMLAQVLPTDLVVGRHLCRSRALECLLNSPKARWVPDFCGRKLYIGEIAITRYNGLEEAIAKILHEALYQACAYGLKEVVMWDPSSEVIQAGGIVARKLRGGVLPVYEDRFENIPCVRQHKGKAAEVELMTHEFHTWC, from the exons ATGTCGACCACTGAACTGAGCAACGGTGAATCTAGCAATCATGAACCCGGCAAAAATGGACCTGGCAATGATGAATCAGGCCACGATGAACTGCGCAATGGTGAGCCCGACAACGAGGGAGAAGACGTCGTTTGCAAAAGAGCCACCCCCGAGCAGATGACGTTCCATTTTGAAAACAACAGTCAGATGCACGCAGCCCCTTTGGCTCGCTCACAATACATCCAAATAAAATCCAATCTGTTGACATACAAAGCCAACGTTGGAACCACACAGCATTGGGTCTTGTTCAAGCCAGGCGATCCGAAAACCATCATCTCGAGTTGCAGTATATACTTCCGGGATGCAATTATTAACACTGGACGAGGCATGGAGTCGACCAACATCGCCATAATTACCGATATTTTTACGCATTTAGACTTTAGAAGGCGGGGAATGGCCACCAAGTTGTTGACCAAGGTACAGCAAGTGTTAGACAACATGGAACAAAAGCACGCGGCACTCAGCATTATTTACAGCGGTGCAAACAATGGACTATACAACACGCTAGGCTGGAAACCACACCGCGCCTCCCATCAGCGCATACGCGTTGGCCTTGAACAGATTGCAAAACCACAAAGAGACGACACAACCAGAATCCTCACTCCCAAAGATATTTATACCCTGTCTAGAGAATCAGTGAACATGGCGAAGCTTCGACTCTCATCTCTTCGACACTATAAGGCTATGCTTGCACAAGTCTTACCCACAGACCTTGTCGTAGGAAGGCACCTGTGCAGGTCACGAGCCCTGGAATGTCTGTTAAACTCGCCCAAAGCCAGG TGGGTTCCCGACTTCTGCGGGCGCAAGCTTTATATTGGAGAAATTGCCATAACTCGATATAATGGATTGGAAGAGGCTATTGCAAAGATCCTTCACGAAGCCTTATACCAGGCCTGCGCCTATGGGCTAAAGGAAGTTGTTATGTGGGATCCTTCGTCTGAGGTAATTCAAGCAGGTGGTATTGTTGCAAGGAAGTTACGAGGTGGCGTTCTGCCCGTTTACGAAGACCGCTTTGAAAACATACCCTGCGTTCGACAACATAAGGGTAAAGCAGCAGAGGTGGAGCTAATGACACATGAATTCCATACTTGGTGTTAA
- a CDS encoding 3-hydroxyacyl-CoA dehydrogenase (similar to Pyrenophora tritici-repentis Pt-1C-BFP XP_001932330.1) gives MAAKETRVALIGVGTIGLSLAALHLMHLPSGSHLTIVDVRTDLQTYVKQNLPQYLPEQFHSRISDIRLTSSVAEAVQNSTIIQESGPENLGFKTKLWEEVEQHAPADAIFWTSTSGIPASQQNVKLKDKSRLVVVHPFNPPHILPLLEIVPSPDTSQEVIQQTLEFWWSRGREPILLGREVTGFVAGRLAWALLREAIHLVDQKVVTVAQLDRILETSMGPRWAYAGPFKSFHTGGGPGGLEALFKNVGGTVQKCWDEGGKVNVGDGWEEDVFRQTREVYGVPDLGERDRANRRILEVVEEEKRR, from the coding sequence ATGGCAGCCAAAGAAACTCGAGTTGCCCTCATCGGCGTGGGAACGATTGGCTTGTCCCTAGCAGCCTTACACCTCATGCATCTCCCTTCAGGATCCCACCTCACCATCGTGGACGTCCGAACCGACTTACAAACCTACGTGAAACAGAACCTCCCCCAATACCTACCCGAGCAATTTCACTCCCGCATTTCCGATATCAGACTCACATCTTCTGTTGCTGAAGCCGTTCAAAACAGCACCATTATCCAAGAGAGCGGCCCCGAAAACCTAGGCTTCAAAACCAAACTCTGGGAAGAAGTCGAACAGCATGCCCCTGCCGACGCCATCTTCTGGACAAGTACATCTGGCATACCGGCATCTCAACAGAATGTCAAGTTGAAAGACAAATCACGCTTAGTCGTCGTTCACCCGTTCAATCCTCCACACATACTACCGCTTTTGGAGATTGTCCCTTCACCAGATACCAGTCAAGAAGTGATTCAGCAAACGCTAGAATTTTGGTGGTCACGAGGCCGGGAACCGATTCTGCTGGGCCGTGAAGTTACTGGCTTTGTAGCCGGGAGGCTTGCCTGGGCGTTGCTCCGCGAGGCGATTCACCTTGTTGACCAGAAGGTGGTGACGGTAGCTCAGTTGGATCGTATTCTGGAAACGAGCATGGGACCAAGATGGGCGTACGCAGGGCCGTTTAAGAGCTTTCACACGGGTGGAGGACCGGGTGGATTGGAGGCATTGTTTAAGAATGTGGGTGGCACGGTGCAAAAGTGCTGGGATGAAGGGGGAAAGGTGAatgttggcgatgggtgGGAGGAGGACGTTTTCCGGCAGACGAGGGAGGTGTATGGAGTTCCGGATTTGGGGGAGCGGGATAGGGCGAATAGGCGGATTTTGGAGGTcgttgaggaggaaaagaggaGATAG
- a CDS encoding dienelactone hydrolase family (similar to Metarhizium acridum CQMa 102 XP_007814703.1): MSTMPATAGHSQPCCNVPPIVTKGYQAKGTYEEIGGYKTYVTGPSDATKAIVVIYDIFGYFEQTLQGADILAHSDNEHKYKVLIPDWFKGNPAGIDWYPPDTPEKKEKLGAFFGKFPPPATAGNVPAFVQAVKDKNPSLSKFGILGYCWGGKVATLATKADNSPFGAVASVHPAMVDPADAQGINVPMALLASGDEPAEDVKKFEDALKVPKHVEIFKDQIHGWMAARSNLSDDRVKEEYERGYKTLLSFYGKHL, from the exons ATGTCTACCATGCCTGCTACCGCCGGCCACAGCCAGCCGTGCTGTAATGTTCCTCCTATTGTTACCAAGGGATACCAAGCGAAGGGTACTTACGAGGAGATTGGTGGCTACAAGACTT ACGTCACTGGCCCGTCTGATGCGACCAAGGCTATTGTCGTCATCTACGACATCTTTGGCTACTTTGAGCAGACTCTCCAGGGCGCTGATATCCTCGCCCACAGCGACAACGAGCACAAGTACAAGGTCTTGATTCCAGATTGGTTCAAGGGCAACCCGGCCGGCATTGACTG GTATCCCCCCGACACTcctgagaagaaggagaaactCGGCGCCTTTTTTGGCAAGTTTCCTCCCCCAGCCACGGCTGGCAATGTCCCCGCCTTTGTGCAGGccgtcaaggacaagaacCCGTCTCTGAGCAAGTTTGGTATTCTGGGC TACTGCTGGGGCGGCAAGGTCGCAACTCTCGCCACCAAAGCTGACAACAGCCCCTTTGGCGCGGTTGCGTCCGTCCATCCCGCCATGGTTGATCCCGCCGACGCGCAGGGCATCAACGTCCCCATGGCGCTGTTGGCCTCTGGCGACGAGCCCGCCGAGGACGTCAAGAAGTTTGAGGACGCGCTCAAGGTGCCCAAGCATGTCGAGATCTTCAAGGACCAGATCCACGGGTGGATGGCCGCTCGTTCCAACCTAAGCGACGACCGAGTCAAGGAAGAGTATGAACGCGGCTACAAGACCCTTTTGAGCTTTTACGGCAAGCACTTGTAA